One genomic segment of Nerophis lumbriciformis linkage group LG20, RoL_Nlum_v2.1, whole genome shotgun sequence includes these proteins:
- the LOC140679626 gene encoding uncharacterized protein, whose protein sequence is MKTHTDNKHSECSSKKRGKKCLSCSVCAESFTKKSHLTQHMRTHTGEKTFNCPVCGNSFSQNSSLTQHMRKHTGEKPFNCSVCGESFSQNGNLTRHMRTHTGEKPFNCSVCGNRFSQNSSLTQHMRTHTGQKPCNCSVCGKSFSGNGNLTRHMRTHTGEKPFNCSICGNSFSQNSSLTQHMRTHTGEKPCNCSVCGESFSRNGNLTRHMRTHTGEKPFNCSVCGNSFSQNNSLTQHMRSHTGEKPCNCSVCGESFSRNSNLTKHMRTHTGEKTFHCSVCGNSFSQNCSLTKHMRTHTGEKTFNCSVCGKNFPQNSSLCRHMRTHAGGKPFSCSVCCKRFQHNADAVKHIRTHTGK, encoded by the coding sequence ATGaagactcacactgacaacaaacactctgaatgctcttcaaagaagagaggtaaaaaATGTTTGAGCTGTTcagtttgtgctgaaagttttactaaaaaaagccatttgactcaacacatgagaacacacacaggggaaaaaacatttaattgtccagtttgtggcaacagcttttctcaaaatagctctttgactcaacacatgagaaaacacacaggagaaaaaccatttaattgttcagtgtgtggcgaaagcttttctcaaaatggcaatttgactcgacacatgagaacacatactggtgaaaaaccatttaattgttcagtttgtggcaaccgcttttctcaaaatagctctttgactcaacacatgagaacacacacaggacaaAAACCatgtaattgttcagtttgtggcaaaagcttttctggaAATGGcaatttgactcgacacatgagaacacacacaggtgaaaaaccatttaattgttcaatttgtggtaacagcttttctcaaaacagctctttgactcaacacatgagaacacacacaggagaaaaaccatgtaattgttcagtttgtggcgaaagcttttctcgaaatggcaatttgactcgacacatgagaactcacacaggtgaaaaaccatttaattgttcagtttgtggcaacagcttttctcaaaataactctttgactcaacacatgagatcacacacaggagaaaaaccatgtaattgttcagtttgtggcgaaagcttttctcgaaatagcaatttgactaaacacatgagaacacacacaggagaaaaaacatttcattgttcagtttgtggcaacagcttttctcaaaattgctcattgactaaacacatgagaacacacacaggagaaaaaacgtttaactgttcagtttgtggcaaaaactTTCCTCAAAACAGCTCTTTgtgtcgacacatgagaacacacgctggaggaaaaccatttagttgttcagtgtgctgtaaaaggttccaGCATAATGCCGACGCTGTgaaacacataagaacacacacgggaaaataa